The Magnolia sinica isolate HGM2019 chromosome 11, MsV1, whole genome shotgun sequence DNA window ggtcgtACCTGTTacccgatacgggggcgtaacaagCGACCCCCCGATTTTGGTATCGTAACGgcaccgtaacggccgttacggggcataaCCGCCGTTACTGCCCCATAACGGCTAGGCCGTAATAGTCAAATAACGGCcatattgtttttctttttaagctctgttttttcagtttttttgaaACCACTTTCTTCCAAACTCTTACTAAATCCTTCTATTACTATTTGTGACCAATCTTGGCTTGccatttgagataaaaacacattatattaaggattttcttgaatcgaagccccgtgggccattttccagaaattcgtcaaaaataggtatttatactttttattgaatgttttgttgttttaatcatagaatatgatgtgttaatcatactagaacatgttaatgtgcattttacaaatttttagtgtcattttatatttttttctatttacgcactaatttcggcctttttttaattcgaaaaatcattatTTAATGAATGGTCTGCTGTTTTAAACAtataatatgatgtgttaatcatagtagaacatgttaatgtgattttacagatttgtggtgtcattttatatttttttctatttacgcactaatttcggcacttttttttaaaattcgaaaaatcattttttaatgaatgattTTTtgtttaatcatagaatatgatgtgttaatcatagtataacatgttaatgtacattttacagatttgcgtgtcattttatatttttttatatttttttctatttacgcactaattttggcccttttattttaaattcgaaaaatcattttttaatgaatggtttgttgttttaatcatagaatatgatgtgttaattatagtagaacatgttaatgtgcattttacagatttgtggtgtcattttatatttttttctatttgcgCACTagttttggccctttttttttaattcgaaaaatcattttttaaggaATGGTTTGCTGATTTAATCATAGaatttgatttattatttattaattatagtataacatgttaatgtgtattttatagatttgtggtgtcattttataattttttttctattttcgaattagtgactttatgtttttattttcttatattggacaggttttggagcttcttagggtttagttagaacataaaatcatctttattgataTAGGTCATAtactcatactcatatctaatccatatctaattatctagtatgtacctaaacctaaagaaatgtctgggtctgacCAACAAGTAAGCGAGGATATTGGATGgtaacattgtgagagggttagTGGTACTAAGCACCAAAAGAAGTGCAACTATTGtaatagactagtgactggtggaattacccgtctcaaacaacatttggcacatcgaaagggtcaagttgcaggatgtactagagtaccgaaagagataatgcttttaatgcaagctagtctggatgagtcgaagagTAAACGTgttgctgtacaaaagaagaaagatgatgtttAGGATGCAGCTCGACAagaggtgtttggtcctgaatatatgggcgttcgtgatgaagatattattaattctgacgaagattcagattgggaattaactatagctaggagagagcaCTTGCGTCTAGCTTGTGAAGAAGAATAACGTCACCGCATGTTTAGCACGCATAGGTCAGTGCGTGATACGGGGGGAGGGGGGTAGGTTTAGTGGGTTACGACGTGTGTTTGGGAGCcaacgacagacatcttcacgtgatgcccttatacgtttggatgaagaagtaaatgagcctaggagaccctctattgatccaatcctgtttaggaaagaatcaactaaacaaaagaagataaaataaatgtggggtagaacttccgttgagaaattaggtataacagcagcaaagttatttatacatgccaacatacctcctaacgcggcCAATTCTCTATTTTGGcaagtggtaattgatgcagcagcagaagcaggtgaaggaataaaagctcccatgGCTAAGGAAATTAGggaaaaatggacagatgcagagtatgtgAATGTGAAAggatacgtggctacctttaaacctgtatagcaagccagaggatgcacaatcatgtgtgataaTTGGACTAGCCCAACCAGACatagcatgatcaacttcatggtgtactgccacttaggaactatataccacaagtcaattgatgcttCAGAggtaacaaaaaattctacttatattactggactaatggataaagatgtggaagagattggagaggagaatgtagtgcagattgtgacagataatgaagcatcatataagcttgcaggacatatgttgatgaataagagaaaacatcttttttggtcaccatgtgctgcccattgtattgatcttatattggaagatattgggaacaagaagaatgttaaggaaatagtcgaaagggcaagagaagtgacgatgtttatttacaaccataatcaagtagtcgcaataatgagaaagtttacgaaaggatgaaagttgttgaggcctgcggtgactagattcgcaacaaactttatagcattagagagtttattccagcataggggagagttgagtgagatgttcgcttcctgagaatggctcaacacaaaacacgGGCAGAAGACATCGGGGACACCAGTTGAAATTGCGAACACCATACGAGACAATAAATATTGAAAGAgggtcaagtcgatcctaaaAGTGATTgggccactaatgagggtactccgtcttgttgaaaccgacgaagcacctaccatgggcttcttATATGATGCCATGAataaggcaaagttggcaattcaacgtgattgtagaagctaGGAGTCTTATTGGATGATGATCGACAggagatggacaagacaactccatcacgatcttcatgcagcaggttactacctaaatcctatgtacagatatgcccaatcatttgttacggatgatgaagttcgtgtcgggctaaagaaTGCGATAAAGAGATTAGAACttgacttagatatgcaaataaagacgttgaatgaattagatacatttggaaaccGCCTGGGTAGCTTTaaagatgctcttgcacagcatgcaatATCTAGGTTACAACcagccgaatggtggattaatttcggagagagtacaaaggctctccaaaaaattgcaataaaatttttaagccagacaacatcttcttctagctgcgaaaggaattggagttgttttgcgcttattcattcaaagaataggaatagattgcagactaggacattagatagacttgtcttcatgcactataatataaaactaagaatgcgacgacatcataggagcattacagccgCCGATGACGCAGACTATTGTCCAATAAATGTAGACAATATTTATAATGAGGATGACCCGCTtttaccttggttggaaacaagagAAAAGCAAATTGaggaggatagtgaagaattagaaattgatgacccagaaatacgcagagcgcaatAAGAGACtggtgcagatgtgttggacccagtaagaggggcagcgtttatgccaagTTTGGGTgtggctcaagatcaacaaaagagttcgagcagtggtagcgtgaccgtgtcggatgatggtgatgatgaccccCTTGCTCCtagtgctggcacttctggtgttgctcagcgccCTATACAGCAGTCTACAGATCGCGATGCCGATGAACATCGACGAGgtagtacacgaggtcggacttatgagtgtaccgagtcacgatacagctaACAGGAGGCgagtacatctagtggtgcaccgggtccgggaggtctagaacatcagcaggctcatggtcctgattattatgatggatattcttatggtcaattggattatgattatggtggttatactgagcctgttccatcacattcatgttggagtagtcctcccgatcaatatccatataattatagatatccaaatccaaatccaagttacccatcacagcagacgcactcacaatctcaagattctcaacagcctgagtacaggcaccagtatggctattcaacgggcactggtggatatccttactcaggGTCGAAGTTGTTGCCTAGTCAagatcagtcatcctctggtttcgttgatctagtatttccttctagcactggatattatgggtatgcagcacctacacctattggacagcctcagcctaatgatgacgatgacgatgatgtggaggtcgagcaaccacaaaaaaacagattttcattttggtgatgACTTGTGATTgcaagtatatatttgtattaaggtaagtatttgcagcagacagctcacagcaATATTCTTGCAAGAAGCCAagtacacacttgacactgccgaacttgtatttaaaatagctcccctgacaaccaatcaagtaatccttaatcaagttgcaggggagtatatcagacactaatattttcttttttttaatattcttgacttgaggatgacaggttatagacaggaatcacagtcacaTCCACaagtatgttcgagaaattcctcaaaaataattgcaaacacctaatgtaagatattttcatattacattcattctaatatatctatcattgatagtagatagttaaaaaattaaatatatgaattttgtagtcaaattcaggtaatctggttcataaattcatcagacagtctgatacaacttctcaccaaagagtggaccgttacaccaccataaacatgttccaatttataaatgaatacatatttggaatgcttagaatattctggatttaatccatatttttttggtcaaaaaaaaaaaaaaatggcgtcgctacgcccccgtatccgtaatggtatcggagggcaccattacgccaactgataccgatacgggataccttgcatCTCTCCAGTTTAAAATGAAAATGTGCAAGTGTGAGTACACTCTCACAtaaataaagtcccgcgagtacccatacacatgCACGCGCACGAGTAAACCCACACCGGCCCGTCGCGCATGGGCACGCGGACACGGTGCAGCTCAGCGTGCGCGCATGTGTAGTCAATGGTataaattagagctattggcatagccccccacaggaccaaattcacatgccccctgaatggggctcaagctccaaggcaaaaagcctatcttatatatatatgaagattTACTTTGGTaaattcgatgtgggacaaaacccacaactcaaaaaacatcagaaatttcaaatgtggagggaaaccaaaatatttgaaattccaatttgaatataaattttgaaacaaaatacaacactcGTCATTCCTCATTCAATCATGATGCGCACAGGGGAGTGGGGGGTGTGTTAAAGGAAGCTTTCATCTCATGTTACAATAATATATTATGATATCATATTCATGTCTAATAGTCATAGCATAATACGCATACATGTTATGTAACTTTCAACAAACATCCTTTTTAACCAACAACACAATGTAGCATGCAATCAggggtttcttcttcttttttccgtCCGAGACATCGAAACATAGGAAAAAACCCAGGGAAACTCACCAAGTCATGTTGATTTTGTGCCCTCAGCAAATTCATACCTACATTTTATACTCAGTGTGGCATAGAATTAGGGTACACAGGCAAGTCACGGATTGACACAggcaagtcacggattgactcaGGCAAGTCGAGAGACAAATGCGCGCGCACACAGAGACTTTGATGCTCAGGCAAAGCGTGATGGATGACTAGCAGGCACTTGAAAATTATTTGGAAATTGCATACACGGCATACAATTAAATTCAAATTGGATCCCAAGTCACGTGTATAATGAgccaaaaattacatttattCGATTATCTAACTGGCGGATTGGtggaaatttattggacggtttcaacaaacaagtgtcaatGAATCAGAGTTTAGTACTGCTCAACCAATTTAGCGAGCTTTCCTTGAGTACTCGAGTTAGTGTATGACACATACAATTCTCAGTGCCTGCATATAAAGTGTTATAGTCTGTAAGAGCATCAATTACACCCCTAaaacccttttttaaaaaataaatgcacacCCATTTATTCTACATTTCGTCAAAATCTACAGAGTTGTACTATTGTATTCCCcgaattatcaaaaaaataaattaattaaatgagCGAATTTATCTAAAAAGGGTGGGCATAGAAATCAAATTCCGACTCCGAAGAGTGGAACAAAAGAAAGGGACTTGGAAGGACTTACCGTTGAATCCATCGATGGCGGCACGAATAATGTCTTTGGCGAGAAGCTCGTAAACCCTCGCATTCGTGCAGTTTTGGTCGAAAATatgatctgagaaaaaagaaacagaaattGATAAGGTTAGAATCTGATAatcaaaaagaaagggaaaagatggagacagagagagagagagagcgagaaccGAAAGTGAATGAGAGGCCGGAGATTGGGGTTCCAAGAGCCTTGTGCAGGGAAATGCGGTTGTCTTCGACCTTCCAGTGCGACGCGTTGGGCGGTTCTTGGCTGACCGGAGGACGGACGCGGACTGCGACGCAAATCTTCTCCattagagagagacagagagagatcgagagagtgagagagagctagagagagagagaaagagatagttTGAACTGGGAAAGGCGCGGAGCGAGCGGGCTTTTGAAGACTGAAAACTTAAatttttggacgcggattgcctgcctGCAACCCCCTGTTGGAGAGGATTCTTGTAACCCCaagaactgtggggcccatcgttattctgtgttatatccactccgtccatctgtttcaacagatcattttagtttatGAGCCCATAAAGGAACGAGATccacaaatcaagtgggccacactattggaaGCAGAGaggaccgttgaaaccttgcctGGCCCAACCGGTAtgcttatattccatccaacgcGTTCATGACGTTATTaccacctggatgaatggaaaacacaaatatcagcgtggcATGCGGATATGGCACTGAGATACtcagtctgtggggcccacacatgatgtatgtgtctcatccacgccgtccatcagtctTTCCGGATCATGTTAGTAGCTGAGCCCAAAatcgaaacatatccaaagctcaagtgaaccacaccacatgaaagttGGGATAGcagcatccaccattgaaaccttcttagggcccgtttggccgggtggattggaagggattgaatggtattagggtggatggcatggatttcaaggtaatgatgtgttgtcagtggattatcttagggcgtgtttggccggaccgatcccatgggatttggtgggatgggatcaattttaaggtaatgatggtggtgtaagtggattgtattaagatccatgggatggAACGAATTCCACGATGAAAAGCCAGCGTGTTTGGGATGGTTGTTGGATTCGGTTCACACCACCGATTTGCAGCCGTTCATGTTTGGGATGGCCGGACCAATCCCATGGAACTAAACGTCTGCCGTTTCCAACGCCCGCCCACTTCTTGCACAGTATTCCATGCaacgagggaaacggattgggtcggtgctatgtgggccccaccatgatgtttgtgtctcatccatgccgtccatcatccTCTATACATCATTTTATAGGATGAGACTGGATCAGAGAGATGGCGTCGGGCCTAGTGAGAAATGCATTGGAGTCTGATCGGATGGTCGAGAAGAAAGGGGTCAGGTTGCCGAATGAATTACAGTCGAGGACTAATTGCAACGGAAATGTGGGCACGTGATTCAGCGAGAGTGTGGGCCCACTGAGTGGAAGGTACTGAAGGCAGTGGGACCTGTTTCGATTGGTGCAGGCGTGCTGCTGGGGAATGGAAGATGGTCCGAGGGTGAGCTCATGTACATGAGATCCAGGTTCGAGCGGGTAATCGGGGCAAGAGATTCAGAAGCCGATTCTGATGATGAATCCTGATGGGAATGGTGGGCCAGAGATTAGTATATATTTGTTGAGAGTTTGACAGCACTGTTTTACGGTCATTCTCCATCTTAGCTAGTTTTTTTGGGGTGTTTGGTTTTCTCTATGAATGATGTGGTGCCTGGTATATATTCTGAACATTGGTGTATACAGTCATCATCTTCCTTCCCTTTTCATTGGGTCTACACGTCCAACATACACTCATGTTTAGTGTATACATTGTGTACATTCTATCATTCCTTGGTTTCTTTGAATCTGGTTAGACTCCTGTGATAGTTTATCACCATCTAAGAGTGACACTGACTCGTCCAAGTTAATTCTTGTAtggacatccagaccgtccaggtcGTGAGGCACATTGTTGATGGAGCGTATGTCAAAAACTGGACTtgttaagcaatcctaaccatccagtttATAGTTATAAATTGGATGGTTGGAGCTAAACTAGTTCGTGCTGTTACGGTGAATTTGAGAAGTTGTGGTCCATCAATTGGGTGGAGAATTGGGCTGTCTAGATTTCGGAACAACTATGGTAGTGTATGGTGGAAGAGGCATTGCCATTTGTTAAACATGCGGTGAACGGTCACATGTTCTTAGATGAGGTGTGGGGTATAATAGTGTAtagctttttttcttcttcttcttctttttttttttttttttggttttcatttTTGTTTCTAAAATGAGACGAAAAAAGAGAGATGGCATCGGGAGTTGTACTCCATCCATAAGGATGGTCCTACCTTCTAtatgttttttcaaaaataatatcTGGTCCAGTCTACTTGTATGCCACAGTATTGGAAATTGGGGAATGAGTTAGAAACCTTCAACAAAGTGTTCTACTAACATAGATTTGCTTTGCAAACTTTGGCCtgagacctatcatgccatgccaATCCATGTGTAGTgcatacatgagctttattgaacCAACACATGGGCATAACGAAGGTCTCTTTCAAAATAAAGAGATATAAATGTGTGATCAACTCTttcaaaatccactccatctatcaaaCATACTCCTGCGGTCGGGTCTTGGGGCCAAGAATCATCCAGATGCATAAACCCATATGAGCACCAACACAGGGAACAATTAGGATGAAACACCAACCATTTATGTTTATGTGGGGCTACCATGGTGTCTCTTTTATCATATCTGAATCACTGGGACTGACTCTTCACGATGAAGGGGAATATGAATTAAAAATCATACTCTAAtccaaaatccaaaactcagaCTTGTTCGAGCATGCTATACTAtaggatgggtggggcccattttcatgCTAACCAAAACTAGGCTCCATGGTGTCGGTCTGGACTTGCTAACTTTGCTCGCCATCTATTTCACAGCAACATATTACTGCCATTCAATTCACTTTAATGGTAGCTGCATCAATTAAGATAAGTATATCAGCAAAAAGTTGTCAAGCAGGAATTGCATTCCATGTAACATAGTATCATGGTATGCTTAATTAGTACTGAAATTGTTTACTAGGGAAATCAAGTGACTAAAGTTTGATGAcaatatacaaaataaaaaacacaaCTACAATACCCGTTAGCAATGCAGCTAACGTTTCACCCCTTGACACGTCGGCATCATCCGTTGAAGTCGCACGAGAAACCACTGTTCGGGTCGTCTGTTGGGTCGACGACCATGACGTCATCCGGGAGGCGAGCCCTTCGTTTGAATGGGATGCAGGTGCCTTAATGTGTGGCGATACTATACTTGCTTGAGCAATGGTGCCAGAATGATAACTCTCCCAATAAGCTGCAGCTTCTCTCCAGTTTTTGAAGGCCCGAAACCTACTGTTTCTGTATCCTTCTACTTCCAATCGGACCTCTTCCCAGGATAGATAAATCCCTGCACGACGACCAACTAGAACAACGTAATATTTTTCCTTCTTCATCTACAGAAACAAATAACACTCAATCAATTTAGGAGATCACATAGTGAAATAAAGATAGCGGATACAATAAGATATATGTAGATACAAATGTCTATATCTAATATTGAAGAAAGAGAAGTGAGATGAATTTCTTATTTACACCTGCCTTAGTGGGGCTATTGCATTGCATTGAAACCCATATTAACACGTACCTTGCTCCCTCGTCGAAGACCTGTATTAGAGCTTACATGTGCCAATTTTTGAGAGTTTAATGTCATCCACAAAATGTTTAATGTTATTGATTGTAAGCAGTTTAATGTCATCCACAAAATGTAAACCTACCAGGATCAAACCAATCCCAAACCAAAAAAGGAATCCACACaaccaagctaaaaaaaaaaaaaggaaaaaaatattagTTATTACAATTCTAGAAGCATAAACTGTATCATCATCGGACGAAGCCCATCAAACGGAACCACTAGCACCATCACCAAACTTCTCTCGGAGGGTTTGTTTTAACCAATGCACGCGACACTCAGGGCGTAGGCTAACAAAGAAGGATTCCATGTTCTCGTCTCTACTTAAGAGCTGACCAACTTCAATGAATTCAGAGTAGGTTAGGCCCTCCACCTCTTCAAGGACATCCAAAACTTTGCTAGTTCCGTTGATCTCCTTTCCTAGCCCAAAGTCACGCATAGTGTTCGCAACAGACCTCAGAGAAACGCCAAGTACATCACATGGTCAAGGTGGGGGTTGTCGTTTTTTGGTGctactcccactcccactgcgGCCATGATCTGTATCAGATGTCTGAGTGGGAGTGCCGCGATAGCATCGATTTGGCATGCTCGGTGTGTCCGAGGAAAATTGACCGCGCATGGTCCCTATAGAATCCCCTAATGTATCATCGGAGAGGTCAACATGATCGTCAAGATCGTCATCTAACTCCGTCCAAGTCTCATTCAGATCTTGATTAATCCTAGATGACGATGCAGCCATTGTCCTAGATCCCTTTACATAACGTCCGGTCACTTGATCAGAGCCAACGATAACCCCTAGGTCATCCATTCTCTCGATCCTCTTGCCCCTTAGTCTTGCAGCGTGTGGGTGTGACTACAGAAACAGAACACTACGCATTATTTCCATGTATTCAGATTTATATAATCAGAGGTTTGGGTTGAAAGCTAATACATGGAATATACAGAtatagaacaactagatttaataGTACCTTGAGATACTCTTCCCATACTTCATCTGGCGCAGTTACCACCATACGCTCATTGTCCCAGCCGAATCCACTAGCAGCAAGCATGTCCCTGACAACATTGTACTCTCTTTTGTGATATCGGAGTCTGTTTTGTACGTTCTGTCAGGTGACAGGTACCCCTGTTTGTCTTGTCACTTGCTCGACCGCAACTTGATATGCTTCTCTTTTGAAGCCATTGTCGGCTTTCCTTCCCAGGGCgatttgttccaataatgtgttacATAAAACCTGATCCATTGGAGAGCTCCACTTGCTCTTTGCTGCCCGGAAGAGGGGTTCTGCAAGGGATTTAACTGTCTTTTCTCGCGGTGAACATCGCGTAGGTATAGCAGGGGACCGAACGGGCGACTGTATAGGTGTGGATGTATCAGATAGACAATTGTCCGACATTTCACCTACACAGAAAACAAACTATTATATGCCCTGTTATTCAAAATATCAAACCACCTAAGTTCATGTGTAAAGAAAGTCGCAAAGTTTTAGACAAATTATACGGTTGATTAACAGGACGCAAAATAATCCTTGTCCGCTCCATTTAGTTACAACACGTTTGGTGTAATGTACTTCATATGTCAAGACAGAACTTGCAAAAAGTAAATAATAATGTAACGACTATCTACTGTGCTATCTTATCCTACTATTACATTGCGCATCTGCCCACATTTGCTCTACGATGGCATCGCACCCCCTAATCCACGCTTCTTTCTCCATTTGATTCGATCGAAATAAACACTGTTGCTCGTCATGCGTGGAGACCTCGGTGGGTGTAGGGTTACCCTCCACCTCGCCTACTGATATACCAGCAGCCTGTAGATCTTCACCGCAATCAATATCAGATCGAATGAAATTATGTAAGACAAAGCAAGCAATGACAACTTTCACTTGTGTTTCAAATGCATATTGGATCGCTGTCTTCAATATCGGAAATCTACCATTCACTAAGCCAAAACAACGTTCAATTGCATTCCGCGCTTGGGCATGACGATAATTAAACAGCTCCCTCATGTTCAACGGTGCTCCGCCACTTCGATACTCTTGCAAATGGTATCGAACACCACGGTAAGGAGCCATAAATCTTGGCGAATGGGCATATCTAGCGTCGACTAtgtaaaattttcctacacattagAACTAATGTTACATTAAGCGTATCAGATTGAACCATTAACTATCAAAATGTATTCTAGTGTAACGATTATAGTGATCTACCATTTGGGACCGTCAAAGGATCATTGGTTCGAGTCAATGCATTGTGTAGCACCCTCGCGTCTGATGCAGAACCTTCCCAGCCGGCTAACAGATACAATATTTTCATATCAAATGAGCAGGCTGCAAGAACATTTTGGGACAAAACCCCTTTTCGGTTGTGGAAGCAAGCATGATCGGGTGCTGGAACATGCGCTGGAATATGTGTACCGTCAATTGCACCAACACAGTCCTATGATGTGTTACATGTGAATTAAACCGGCATGTATTTGTAAATTGATGGACAAAACTGAACAGTATAGTAGGtaagagaccttcagaaatacttATACCTGGAAATATGAAGCCCAATTTTGATTTGTTTGGAGGTCGGTGGGTGGCTCTTGTCCGGCCTGTTTCACGTAAATAGGGTACAGTGATACCACCGCATCAAGAACGCGATGAAAATGCCGGCTAATCGTTTCACCCGAATGAATGAAACGATGCCCTATGACACGATTGCGAACATTATGGCCCACCGTATGAAGAAAAATAACGACTTGTTCTTCAAGACTGACGTTTCGACTATCGCGAAGAAGTGTCTTCTCACGGAGCTGAGAACATAGTAAGAAAAATGCTTCTCGACTCATCCTGAGTTGGGTAACACAGTCCCGATCAGTAGCCCGAATAATCGAGTTGATGAACCTTGCCCGCTCATCATTCCCAAAACATGTCGGTTGTTTAAACATGTAAGCTCGGCAGTATTCTCCAATCGCTGCCACACAAGCTGCCAACCACGGCCCTACGTTCGTCCTCCTCCTCTTTACTACCCATTTGGCTAGGTCACCTACACCTAGATGTACAACGTCGATGGTTTAATAAATATCTTCACAACTCCTACTCTATTTCTATGTGCATTGTTATTTTGTATAGTTACTTGCAACTAAAACAATTTTACGTATATTGAAACAATCAAACCACCCAAGCTCAATGGAGATATCGATGATTGTCACCTTTCATCTGA harbors:
- the LOC131218023 gene encoding uncharacterized protein At2g29880-like, whose amino-acid sequence is MLAASGFGWDNERMVVTAPDEVWEEYLKSHPHAARLRGKRIERMDDLGVIVGSDQVTGRYVKGSRTMAASSSRINQDLNETWTELDDDLDDHVDLSDDTLGDSIGTMRGQFSSDTPSMPNRCYRGTPTQTSDTDHGRSGSGSSTKKRQPPP